The nucleotide window TCCCGCAGTGCCTGCTCCTGCCCCAAGAAGAGAAACCCCAAAGCCTGAAGTACCGAAAACAGAGACTCCTAAAACTCAGACTACAGCTGTTAAACCAGCTGCTTCAACAGCAGAAAAGCCTAAAACTTCTGCAGGGAATGGTACTCATGCTACGGCAAATAATACAGCCAAGCCGGCTGCATCCACAACAACACAACAGCCTGCGCAAAAGCCGAAAGCCAAGAAGGTTGTCGTAGAATAAGATCAGATTAATATCAAAAATACAGGCTTCAACTGCAAATGTTGAGGCCTTTTGTGTAAAAAAATATAAAACAATGTCAGAAGATAACGACGATTTTTTAGATGAAGAATTATTAGATTCCAACAGTATTGAAAACATCGATATTGATGAGGAAAATAAAGGATTGTATGAACATCTTAATATCACTGTTGACAGCAAACAGGAACCTTTAAGAATCGATAAGTTCCTTTTAATATACAGACAGAATTCTTCAAGAAATAAAATTTCACAAACCTGCAGAGCCGGAAACGTGATCGTGAACGGAGTTGCAGTAAAGCAGAATTACCGTGTGAAGCCCGGCGATCAGATCTCTGTACTGCTTGCGCACCCTCCGAGAGAGAATGTCATTATCCCGCAGGATATTCCTGTGAATATTATTTATGAAGATGATGACCTTGTTGTTGTGGATAAGGAAGCAGGAATGGTGGTGCATCCGGGATTCGGAAACTGGGACGGAACATTGGTGAATGCGCTGGCGTATCATTTTGAAAAGAATGGTGAGAAATCCGATCTTGACAGGGTAGGGCTTGTTCACAGGATTGATAAAGATACATCAGGACTGCTGGTCATTGCCAAGAATGAATATGCTCTGAGCTTTTTGGCAAAACAATTCTTTAACCGGACCACGAAGAGGTTATACTGGGCTTTTGTATGGGGAAATCTTCAGGAAGATGAAGGAACCATAAGAGGCCATATCGGAAGGCATCCTAAAAACAGGATGCAAATGTCTGTTTATGAAGACGGCAGCCAGGGAAAACACGCAGTAACGCATTATAAAGTGTTGGAAAGATTCAAATACATGACCTGGGTAGAGTGTAAGCTGGAGACGGGAAGAACACACCAGATCAGAGCGCACTTCAGACATATAGGGCATACTTTGTTTA belongs to Chryseobacterium gleum and includes:
- a CDS encoding RluA family pseudouridine synthase, with product MSEDNDDFLDEELLDSNSIENIDIDEENKGLYEHLNITVDSKQEPLRIDKFLLIYRQNSSRNKISQTCRAGNVIVNGVAVKQNYRVKPGDQISVLLAHPPRENVIIPQDIPVNIIYEDDDLVVVDKEAGMVVHPGFGNWDGTLVNALAYHFEKNGEKSDLDRVGLVHRIDKDTSGLLVIAKNEYALSFLAKQFFNRTTKRLYWAFVWGNLQEDEGTIRGHIGRHPKNRMQMSVYEDGSQGKHAVTHYKVLERFKYMTWVECKLETGRTHQIRAHFRHIGHTLFNDERYEGHTPLRGVNLPKYKQFIKNVFEILPRHALHAHTLGFIHPTTKKELYFESPMPKDMADAVKKWRNYLEN